A single window of Liolophura sinensis isolate JHLJ2023 chromosome 6, CUHK_Ljap_v2, whole genome shotgun sequence DNA harbors:
- the LOC135468560 gene encoding uncharacterized protein LOC135468560: MPRRTRKNSASQRKPSLIFTESPVNLTRSTASPVRCANHPQTAKVIPVEDLADLTWVSPQFQGARTSCRRRGGRRRNLSRSTINTRSWSNGTGKENLQCSFGARRKLLNGFVPLRFELDKSVELTEIEDVSDVDAETDLNFTRNVGLDRTSFNTTAAVTPPAQSPHRDRGTGQQGDSENNGEAQSRFVLSLSTLNQLCAASERRKLEGDMVDIEMISMQKIEDNEQSKNSPDIGKLRRSSRLRDKYREAVELLRSPSGSEVNEEKPCKILVLDTPESEYGLTRRHLRNKIRKNFIYSKLLH; the protein is encoded by the exons ATGCCTCGAAGGACCAGGAAGAATTCTGCATCACAGAGGAAACCCTCACTGATATTCACAGAGAGTCCAGTCAACCTGACACGGAGCACAGCATCTCCTGTCAGGTGTGCAAACCATCCCCAGACAGCCAAAGTGATACCAGTGGAAGATCTAGCTGATCTAACATGG GTGTCTCCACAGTTTCAGGGAGCACGAACTAGCTGTAGAAGGCGAGGTGGGCGAAGACGAAATCTGTCCAGATCCACCATTAACACACGCTCATGGTCAAATGGAACAGGGAAAGAAAACCTCCAATGTTCCTTTGGTGCTCGCAGAAAACTTCTCAATGGCTTTGTACCTCTGCGTTTTGAATTGGACAAGTCTGTTGAACTGACAGAAATTGAAGATGTGTCTGATGTCGATGCAGAGACTGATTTGAACTTCACCAGAAATGTGGGATTGGACCGCACTAGCTTCAATACTACTGCTGCAGTAACTCCCCCAGCACAATCTCCCCACAGGGATCGTGGTACTGGACAGCAGGGTGACAGTGAGAACAATGGTGAAGCTCAGTCGCGTTTTGTTTTGAGTCTCTCTACACTGAACCAACTGTGTGCAGCATCTGAGAGAAGAAAGCTTGAAGGTGATATGGTGGACATTGAAATGATCTCGATGCAAAAGATCGAAGACAATGAGCAAAGCAAGAATTCTCCTGACATAGGTAAACTACGAAGGTCTTCCAGATTAAGAGACAAATATCGCGAAGCCGTTGAGCTGTTGAGAAGTCCAAGTGGCAGTGAAGTAAATGAGGAAAAGCCGTGTAAAATACTGGTGTTAGACACCCCAGAGAGTGAGTATGGACTTACACGTCGTCACCTCAGAAACAAGATTAGGAAAAACTTCATCTACAGCAAACTGCTGCATTAG
- the LOC135467362 gene encoding uncharacterized protein LOC135467362: protein MGYIKLICFCIWAVQKIDSLRDKQVTQKRPGKILSWITAIVIALQIASGIALSVYGTLIQSLPSSKLPPSVSLPVVWWIGIVPIVAGLLGIIAVYQRRRKRIVIWILVNGTLCLGNGILMSYTDVLTPEAYGLKNDDIDRCKNSSWIDPVTTTTTTTTTTTTTTSPYYPHQEENYYHEESSEDSNKEVRLSCEMVKTLGVELIPGLTYSLLTYLGLIILVTVFSSVIGCCLQECIHDEYGGPEFVPVEQSMDRGRMSQQFMAVPSGHTGEMFAPLHSPPPDSYPGYAPQSGIHQPTSYWQSQYPQSVPQSGYPSHSPQTQFWAVGGAHPAPPSAPPGDNHSDEGSEGFQVESERQLLM from the exons ATGGGCTACATTAAGTTGATCTGCTTCTGTATCTGGGCTGTGCAGAAGATTGACAGTCTGAGAGACAAGCAGGTTACCCAGAAACGGCCTGGCAAAATCTTAAGTTGGATTACTGCCATTGTGATTGCCCTCCAAATAGCTTCAG GCATTGctttgtcagtgtatggcactCTGATCCAGTCCCTGCCATCATCCAAACTGCCTCCTTCAGTTAGCCTCCCTGTTGTCTGGTGGATTGGGATTGTG CCCATTGTTGCTGGGCTCTTGGGAATTATTGCAGTCTaccaaagaagaagaaaacga ATTGTTATCTGGATACTTGTCAATGGAACTTTGTGCCTGGGTAATGGTATCCTGATGTCTTACACTGATGTGCTAACACCTGAAGCTTATGGCTTAAAAAACGATGACATTGACAGGTGCAA GAATTCCTCATGGATTGATCCAgtaaccaccaccaccaccaccaccaccaccaccaccaccaccacctctCCCTATTATCCTCATCAAGAAGAAAACTATTATCATGAGGAGTCATCAGAGGATAGTAACAAGGAGGTTCGTCTTAGCTGTGAGATGGTAAAGACCCTGGGGGTGGAGCTCATACCAGGACTGACCTACAGTCTGCTGACTTACCTGGGGCTGATCATCTTGGTTACAGTGTTTAGCTCTGTTATTGGCTGTTGTCTGCAGGAGTGCATCCATGATGAG TATGGTGGGCCGGAGTTTGTACCTGTGGAACAGTCCATGGACAGAGGTAGGATGAGTCAGCAGTTTATGGCAGTCCCTTCAGGCCACACAGGGGAGATGTTTGCCCCACTGCACAGCCCTCCCCCTGACAGCTACCCAGGCTATGCCCCACAATCTGGCATTCATCAACCCACCAGCTACTGGCAGAGTCAGTATCCCCAGAGTGTTCCTCAATCTGGATACCCTAGCCACTCTCCCCAGACCCAGTTCTGGGCAGTTGGGGGCGCACATCCGGCCCCTCCGAGCGCACCACCTGGAGATAACCACTCTGATGAGGGCAGCGAAGGTTTCCAAGTGGAGAGCGAGCGCCAACTCCTCATGTAA
- the LOC135467363 gene encoding uncharacterized protein LOC135467363: MTETSKLLDKMCNAVVYNVRSPADGKFRDVKIVQDGNKTYVIAVKDNKHVAQAESGGMKSICMKKENEDTGVTISQGRLELNERTRDRVKRNLANIGDESEDEDIYTSSSELAEVFGVTSKLPETQTKSGLVLCPKLCYQKDKWIKSASKSPEVTYQTSGCIRKDVNVIDAKTSVKRPTLGRNITFSPNDLTGTNVALNRKLFASPSCGSDASTVIGFSNKTPVSSGSQNKCTITPDFVRHAYKTPTPELPEKLGAVRKIFVVQESPSFPKSSTPNQKCSRKTANSPKVLLTSGNTSCTTPLITYSSVPVTNKVDTLGTSSPATQIHITIQANSDSQGPVQASTSQKVTSDIKGEKSVNLDDSLTNIQWLGGLASEGLVPKSKPGAIPTGKEIERVSLECGRHKRPAYSYMMLIRMAMNSREDKKMTLREICKWIEDTFPFYKYTAKPGWRNSIRHNLSVYDIFVRVPSNPKQHGSHWTVKDSNSKKMKYSKSSQAKDTLASQDNYNQSLTTHVLSSVPLFNAASLGLTQLNIPGQSCNQPAAQSGHLKKKEKKGPTPILPRPPVSLPLMRNPGGTLQAYALIPISSLGGALPSTTSQLSMIPGANQPVPIPQPMDTGVILNQAQGYQGNEQLSSAVNTGVVPCSPEVVASEERKVDTCNVIKEAWNTAGCMDVETTLLQESTGDEQPSKRTKVKPGLPKPKMYSKSKSKRKKSGKSNRTVQKNSTPVKDSGIITESQLDNDIENGLPTPLRQLLDTPAAEPTASSTPLKSMADSPKWLSPIAGLTPGRLGGLCNGSFLDCLPANFDCDSPTIVTPVKSLEAWLKIANGLLDTPNASLLQINSADLSPLHGGGDIDCQTKDNPQSISHLLAEIDPCLVDELDNSQFNLSSLNWANPFQST, from the exons atgacagaaaCAAGTAAATTGCTGGATAAAATGTGCAATGCAGTGGTCTACAATGTACGTAGCCCAGCTGATGGAAAATTCAGAGATGTTAAGATTGTTCAAGATGGTAACAAAACCTATGTGATTGCTGTGAAGGATAACAAGCATGTGGCCCAGGCTGAGTCAGGTGGAATGAAATCTATCTGcatgaagaaagaaaatgagGATACTGGTGTGACAATTTCACAAGGAAGACTAGAACTGAATGAGAGGACCAGAGACCGAGTAAAGAGGAACTTGGCAAATATTGGTGATGAGTCTGAGGATGAAGACATTTACACATCTTCATCTGAACTGGCCGAGGTGTTTGGGGTTACTAGTAAACTGCCAGAAACTCAAACTAAGTCAGGCTTGGTACTCTGTCCCAAGTTATGCTATCAGAAAGACAAGTGGATTAAATCTGCATCAAAGTCTCCAGAAGTAACATATCAGACAAGTGGTTGTATCAGAaaagatgtaaatgtaataGATGCTAAAACATCAGTAAAAAGACCTACACTTGGCCGTAATATCACGTTCAGTCCAAATGATCTGACGGGAACGAACGTGGCTCTTAATAGAAAACTGTTTGCAAGCCCATCATGCGGAAGTGACGCGAGCACTGTCATAGGATTTTCCAATAAAACTCCTGTGTCTTCTGGATCTCAAAACAAATGCACCATTACTCCTGACTTTGTTCGCCATGCATACAAAACACCTACTCCTGAATTGCCAGAAAAACTTGGAGCTGTaaggaaaatatttgttgttcaGGAAAGTCCGTCTTTCCCTAAGTCAAGTACGCCGAATCAGAAATGCTCCAGAAAGACTGCAAATTCCCCTAAAGTGCTGTTAACATCCGGTAACACATCATGCACAACACCTTTAATTACCTACAGTTCTGTACCAGTGACGAATAAAGTTGATACTCTTGGAACTAGCTCCCCTGCGACACAAATACATATTACCATCCAGGCTAACTCCGACAGTCAAGGCCCTGTGCAGGCCTCCACCAGTCAGAAGGTCACCTCTGACATTAAAG GTGAGAAGAGTGTGAACCTTGATGATTCCCTGACAAATATTCAGTGGCTTGGTGGATTAGCATCTGAAGGGCTGGTCCCTAAAAGTAAACCAGGAGCTATTCCAACTGGAAAAGAAATTGAAAGG GTAAGTCTGGAGTGTGGAAGACACAAAAGACCTGCTTACTCGTACATGATGTTGATCCGTATGGCCATGAACAGTCGTGAAGACAAAAAGATGACACTGCGAGAAATCTGCAAATGGATTGAAGACACATTCCCATTTTACAAGTACACCGCAAAACCTGGTTGGAGG AATTCCATCCGTCACAATTTGTCTGTTTATGACATATTCGTCAGAGTTCCTTCTAACCCAAAACAGCACGGTTCCCATTGGACTGTGAAGGACAGTAATTCCAAGAAAATGAAATACTCCAAATCCTCCCAGGCTAAAG ATACTCTAGCCTCACAGGATAACTACAACCAGTCCCTGACTACACATGTCTTGTCATCGGTGCCCCTCTTCAATGCAGCCTCATTAGGTCTAACTCAGCTGAATATTCCTGGGCAATCATGTAACCAACCTGCAGCTCAATCTGGGCACCTcaagaaaaaggaaaagaaag GTCCTACGCCCATCCTGCCACGCCCACCTGTGTCGTTACCTTTGATGAGAAACCCTGGAGGAACTCTTCAGGCCTATGCACTTATACCCATCAGCTCTCTGGGTGGTGCCTTGCCATCCACTACATCACAGTTATCCATGATTCCTGGTGCTAATCAGCCAGTCCCAATTCCCCAGCCCATGGATACAGGTGTGATACTCAATCAGGCCCAAGGGTATCAAG GGAATGAGCAGCTGTCAAGTGCTGTTAATACAGGTGTAGTCCCCTGCAGCCCTGAAGTTGTGGCATCTGAGGAAAGGAAGGTTGACACCTGCAATGTGATCAAAGAAGCGTGGAACACAGCAGGCTGTATGGACGTAGAAACCACACTCCTCCAGGAATCCACGGGTGATGAACAGCCCAGCAAGAGAACAAAGGTTAAACCAGGGCTACCTAAACCAAAAATGTACTCAAAGTCAAAATCAAAGAGAAAGAAATCCGGCAAAAGCAACAgaactgtccagaaaaatagcaCACCTGTGAAGGACAGTGGAATTATCACTGAAAGCCAGTTAGACAATGATATAGAGAATGGATTACCTACTCCATTACGGCAACTTCTGGACACACCAGCAGCTGAGCCGACTGCATCATCAACACCACTCAAGTCTATGGCGGACTCTCCCAAGTGGCTGTCACCCATTGCTGGTCTGACACCTGGCAGACTGGGTGGGCTGTGCAACGGGAGCTTCCTGGACTGTTTACCTGCTAACTTCGACTGTGACTCCCCGACCATTGTGACTCCCGTGAAGTCACTGGAGGCCTGGTTGAAGATAGCAAATGGTCTGCTTGACACTCCGAACGCCTCTCTGTTACAGATAAACTCTGCCGACCTCTCTCCTCTTCACGGGGGAGGTGACATTGACTGCCAGACTAAAGACAACCCTCAGAGTATCAGTCACTTATTGGCTGAGATTGACCCATGTCTTGTAGATGAGCTGGACAATTCACAATTTAATTTATCCAGTTTGAACTGGGCTAATCCCTTTCAATCCacatag
- the LOC135466289 gene encoding lysoplasmalogenase TMEM86A-like → MTKPLTVLKSVGPKLVPFFKTLAIFFVLFGEEAKYGSIFFCIIKCLPVISLILFVLLHGMSLSEHYSYSRRILTGLIFACLGDIFLVWKDMYFEHGILMFAVAQILYASAFGWSPFNPYAGSVLGAIGAVVYYYLQPALDGPMVYLVGMYVVLISTMAWRAIARVQFFDDLWTWTKLCGCAGALLFMTSDLVIAIDKFLFMVPFAHQIVMLTYYAAQFGIALSVVDSQVDSVMKKTKSKINSVM, encoded by the exons ATGACGAAACCATTGACTGTC TTGAAAAGTGTTGGCCCAAAGCTAGTACCATTCTTCAAAACATTGGCTAtcttttttgtgctttttggAGAAGAGGCCAAGTATGGATCTATCTTCTTCTGCATCATCAAATGTTTACCAGTGATATCACTGATATTGTTTGTGTTACTACACGGCATGAGTTTGTCCGAGCACTACTCATATTCCAGGAGAATTCTCACGGGCCTCATCTTTGCTTGTCTGGGGGATATCTTTCTTGTCTGGAAAGATATGTACTTTGAACATGGAATCCTGATGTTTGCTGTGGCACAGATTTTGTATGCCTCTGCATTTGGGTGGTCTCCATTCAACCCGTACGCTGGATCTGTGCTGGGAGCCATAGGTGCGGTTGTGTACTACTACCTACAGCCTGCTTTAGATGGGCCAATGGTATACCTGGTGGGGATGTATGTCGTCCTGATCTCCACCATGGCATGGCGGGCCATTGCCCGTGTGCAGTTTTTTGATGACCTGTGGACCTGGACCAAACTCTGCGGCTGTGCTGGAGCTCTGCTCTTCATGACTTCTGACCTCGTCATCGCCATTGATAAGTTCCTCTTCATGGTGCCATTTGCCCATCAGATTGTCATGCTGACCTACTATGCTGCTCAGTTTGGAATTGCGCTGTCTGTCGTGGACAGTCAAGTGGACTCAGTAATGAAGAAAACCAAGTCTAAGATCAACAGTGTTATgtaa